The Streptomyces collinus DNA segment GGTACGCCTCGAAACTGTGGCGAACGCGTGCCGCGATGCCGAGCCCTCCGTCCCTCGAACCGGCGGGCACCGGCCCCCACCTCGGCTCCCATGCCGGGGGATCGTGCACCGGTTGCCCGCGCCGAACGGAGGCGCGGAAGAGGGGGCGCAGGGCGATCGATAGCCTTCTGGGGAAGCGGAGGAGGTCCCCGGCGCCGACCCCCCGGGATTCTCCCTGGCACCTGTCCTGCCTACCCCGAGGTGAGAGACCCCATGTTCACCACCCGCCCCACCCTCCAGGGCACCTTCGGCATGGTCTCCTCGACCCACTGGCTGGCCTCGCAGTCCGCGATGGCCGTCCTGGAGAACGGCGGCAACGCCTACGACGCGGCCGTGGCGGGCGCCTTCGTGCTGCACGTCGTCGAGCCGCACCTCAACGGCCCCGCGGGCGAGGTGCCGATCCTGCTCGCCCCGGCCGGCGGTGAGGTGCGGGTGCTGTGCGGGCAGGGCGTCGCACCGGCCGGGGCGACCGTCGCGCACTACCGGGGCCTCGGCCTGGACCTCGTCCCCGGCACCGGGCCGCTCGCGGCCGCCGTACCGGGCGCGTTCGACGCCTGGATGCTGCTGCTGCGCGACCACGGCACCCTGACCCTCGAAGACGTCCTGAAGTACGCCATCGGCTACGCCGAGCACGGCCACGCGCCCGTGGAGCGCGTCGGCGAGACCGTCGAGACCGTGCGCGAGCTGTTCGAGACGGAGTGGACCTCGTCGGCGGACGTCTACCTGCCCGGCGGCAAGGCACCGCGCCCCGGCGAGCTCTTCGCCAACCCCGCACTCGCCGCCACCTGGAAGCGGTTGCTGGCCGAGACCGCCGGCGCGGGCGACAGGGAGGCGCGGATCGAGGCCGCCCGGCAGGTGTGGCGCGGCGGGTTCATCGCCGACGCCCTCGTCCGCCAGGCCGGCCGCCCGACCAAGGACACCAGCGGCCGGCGGCACACCGGCACCCTCACGGCCGCCGACCTCGCCGCCTGGTCCGCGACATACGAGACACCGGCGACGTACGACTGGAACGGCTGGACCGTGTGCAAGCCCGGCCCCTGGAGCCAGGGCCCCGTCCTCCTCCAGCAACTCGCCCTGCTCCCAACCGAACTGCCCCCGTACGGTTCGGCCGACTACGTCCACCTCCTGGTGGAGAACTGCAAGCTCGCCATGGCCGACCGGGAGGCCTGGTACGGGGACGCCGCCGACGTACCGCTCGACGACCTGCTGTCCGCCCCGTACAACACGGCCCGCCGAGCCCTCGTCGGCGAGCGGGCCGAGAACGACCTGCGGCCCGGCAGCCCCGGCGGACGCACCCCGCGCCTGTGCGCGCACGCGCGCGTGGCCGCAGCCGCACAGGTGGGCTCCGACGCCCTGGGGGCCGGCGAACCGACCGTCGCCAAGAGCCCGGCGTCCCCCGTGCCGGGCGAACCGGAGATCCTCGCCGACGGGACCACCCGCGGCGACACCTGCCACCTCGACGTCGTCGACCGCTGGGGCAACATGGTCTCGGCCACGCCCAGCGGCGGCTGGCTCCAGTCCAACCCCGTCGTGCCCGAACTCGGCTTCCCGCTCGGCACCCGGCTCCAGATGACCTGGCTGGAGGAGGGCCTGCCGGGCTCACTGACCCCCGGCCGCCGCCCGCGCACCACCCTGACGCCCTCGATCGCCCTGCGTGACGGCGTGCCCGTCATGGCGTTCGGCACGCCCGGCGGTGATCAGCAGGACCAGTGGCAGTTGCACTTCTTCCTCGCGGTCGCGCTGCGCGCCCACGTGCGCGGCGGCCTCGACCTCCAGGGCGCCATCGACGCCCCGAACTGGCACAACGACAGCTTCCCCGGCTCCTTCTACCCGCGCGGCATGCGCCCGGGCAGTGTCACCGTGGAGTCCCGCACCGACCCGGCCGTCGTCGGGGAACTGCGGCGCCGCGGCCACGACGTGACCGTGGGCGGCCCCTGGTCGGAAGGCAGGCTGTGCGCGGTCGCGCGCGACCCGGAGACGGGCGTCCTGTCGGCCGCGGCGAACCCGCGCGGGATGCAGGGATACGCGGTGGGCCGGTGACCCGCCGGGCGGTCGGCGGAGTGCGAACCCGCGATACGCACCGCCGTCCGGCCGCGCCCGGACGCCCCGCTGTTCATCGCGACGCCACCCGCCGTGCACCGGGCGGGCGCGCCGTGTCAGTGGCACGTGTTGTCATGGAGGGGTGATCGACAGCAACGAAACCATCGAAGAGTTTCTCGCACAGCACGCCTCCGACGTCGAAGAGGCGATCCGCAAGGCGGCCGCCTCCGAGATCATGCCCCGCTGGCGCCGGCTGGCCGCGCACGAGGTCGACCAGAAGAGCGGCCCGCACGACCTGGTGACCGACGCCGACCGCAAGGCCGAGCTGTACCTCACCGAGGCGCTGGTCGCCCTGCTGCCCGGGTCGGTCGTGGTCGGCGAGGAGGCGGTCCACGCCAACCCGGCGTCGTACGGGGCGATACGCGGTGACGCGCCGGTCTGGATCGTCGACCCGGTCGACGGGACACGCCAGTTCGTCCGCGGCGAGGCCGGGTTCTGCACCCTGGTCGCCCTGGCTCACCGCGGCACCCTGCTCGCGTCCTGGACGTACGCGCCCGCCCGCGACCGGCTCGCCACCGCCCAGCGGGGCAAGGGCGCCCACCTCGACGGGGAGCGGCTGTTCGCCGGAGCACCGGAGCCCGGCCGGGACCTGCGCGTGGCCACCTCCCACCCCGACTACACGACGGACGAGGAGAAGCACGCCCTGCTCGGCCTGGGCGCCGACGGCGTGGCACCGCGCCCGTGCGGCTCGGCCGGACTGGAGTATCTCGCCATCGCCCGCGGCGAGTCGGACGCGGTGGCGTTCTCCTGGGAAGCCGCCTGGGACCACGCGGCCGGTCTGCTGCTGGTCGAGGAGGCCGGCGGCACCCACCTGACGCTCACGGGCGAGCCGTTCCGCATCGCCGGCGGCAACGCCCTGCCCTTCACCGCCGCCCGCGACGCGGCCACGGCCCGCCGGGTGGTGAACCTGCTGTCGGGCGGGGCCTGAGCGGCATCCCATTGCGTGGTGCACACAACTGGCTACGCAGTGTGCGCACGCGAGGGGTTTCGGTCGCCGCAAAGCGGTCTTCCGCACCGGAAATCACCGGCGGCCGGTGACTGTCAGTCCCCGGGCATATCCTGATCCCCAGTGGCCGTCGGCTGACGAAGGGGTCAGAGGTGCCGTCGATGCTCGATGCCGTCGTAGTGGGTGCGGGGCCGAACGGACTGACCGCGGCCGTGGAGCTGGCCCGCCGCGGCTTCTCCGTCGCCGTCTTCGAAGCCCGCAGCACCGTGGGCGGCGGAGCCCGCACCGAGGAGCTCACCCTCCCCGGCTTCCGGCACGACCCGTGCTCCGCGGCCCACCCGCTCGCCATCAACTCCCCGGCCTTCCGCGCCCTGCCGCTGGAGCGGTACGGCCTGGAGTGGCTGCACGCCGAGCTGCCCATGGCGCACCCCTTCCCGGACGGCACGGCGGCCGTCCTGGCCCGCACGGTCGGCGAGACAGCCGCCTCCTTCGGCCCGCGCGACGCCGGCGCGTACCGCAGGCTCATCGAGCCCTTCCTGCCCAAGTGGGACACCCTCGCCCGGGACTTCATGTCCCTGCCGATGACCGCCCTGCCCCGCGACCCGCTGACCCTCGCCCGCTTCGGCCTGGCCGGGCTGCCCCCCTCGACCCTGCTGATGCGCCGCTTCCGCGACGAACCGGCCAAGGCCCTGTTCTCCGGGCTCGTCGCCCACGTCATGGCACCGCTCGGCGGCTTCGCCACCGGCGCCATCGGCCTGGTCTTCGCCCTCGCGGCGCACGCCCGCGGCTGGCCCGTCGCCCGCGGCGGCTCCCAGTCCCTCTCCGACGCCCTCGCCGCCTACCTGAAGGACCTCGGCGGCAGCGTCCACACCGACTACGAGGTCAAGCGCCTGGACGACCTGCCGCCGGCCCGGGCGTATGTCTTCGACACCTCGCCCACCGCCCTGGCCCGCATCGCCGGCTTCGGCAACCACTACGCCGGCTACCGCTACGGCCCGGGCGTCTTCAAGGTCGACTACGCGCTGGACGGCCCCGTGCCCTGGACCGCGAAGGAGGCCCGCGCCGCCGGCACGGTACAGGTCGGCGCGAGCAGCGCGGAGATCGGCGCGGCCCTGAGCGCGGTGTCCCGGGAAGGCCGGGCCCCCGACAGGCCGTTCCTGATCACGGTCCAGCCGAGCGTCGTCGACCCCACCCGGGCCCCGGCGGGCAAGCACGTCTTCTGGGCCTACGGGCATGTCCCGCACGGCTGGACCGGCGACCTCACCGACACCATCGAGCGCCAACTGGAGCGCTTCGCCCCGGGGTTCCGCGACCGCGTCCTGGCGCGCGCCACGGCCGGCCCGCCCGAACTCGCCGCCCGCAACGCCAACTACGTCGGCGGCGACATCGCCTCCGGCGCCGCCTCCGGCCTCCAGCTGCTGCTGCGTCCCAGGGCCACCCTGTTCCCCTACAACACCCCGCATCCGGCCGTTTTCATCTGCTCGTCGGCGACCCCGCCGGGCCCCGGAGTGCACGGCATGTCGGGGCACAACGCGGCGAAGGCCGTCTGGAAGAGACTGAGGCAGATATGACGGCCGTCGAACTGGTCCAGGGCGACATCACCCGCGAGAGCGTCGACGCGATCGTCAACGCGGCCAACTCCTCGCTGCTGGGCGGGGGAGGGGTCGACGGGGCGATCCACCGCCGCGGCGGCCCCGCCATCCTGGAGGACTGCCGCAGGCTCCGCGCGGCGCACCTCGGCAAGGGCCTGCCCACCGGCCGGGCGGTCGCCACCACCGCGGGCGACCTGGACGCCCGCTGGGTCGTCCACACGGTCGGCCCGGTGTTCAGCGCGAGTGAGGACCGCTCCGCCCTCCTCGCCTCCTGCTACCGCGAGTCGCTCCGCGTCGCCGGTGAACTCGGCGCCCGCAGCGTCGCGTTCCCCGCCATCTCCACCGGCGTCTACGGCTGGCCGATGGACGACGGCGCCCGCATCGCGATCGAGACCGTACGGGCGGCCGACACGACGGTCGAGGAGGTCAGGTTCGTCCTCTTCGACCGGCCCGCGTACGAGGCGTTCGCCGCGCATCTGCACTGATCCGCGGCACGGCAGCGC contains these protein-coding regions:
- a CDS encoding O-acetyl-ADP-ribose deacetylase, with the translated sequence MTAVELVQGDITRESVDAIVNAANSSLLGGGGVDGAIHRRGGPAILEDCRRLRAAHLGKGLPTGRAVATTAGDLDARWVVHTVGPVFSASEDRSALLASCYRESLRVAGELGARSVAFPAISTGVYGWPMDDGARIAIETVRAADTTVEEVRFVLFDRPAYEAFAAHLH
- a CDS encoding gamma-glutamyltransferase family protein, with product MFTTRPTLQGTFGMVSSTHWLASQSAMAVLENGGNAYDAAVAGAFVLHVVEPHLNGPAGEVPILLAPAGGEVRVLCGQGVAPAGATVAHYRGLGLDLVPGTGPLAAAVPGAFDAWMLLLRDHGTLTLEDVLKYAIGYAEHGHAPVERVGETVETVRELFETEWTSSADVYLPGGKAPRPGELFANPALAATWKRLLAETAGAGDREARIEAARQVWRGGFIADALVRQAGRPTKDTSGRRHTGTLTAADLAAWSATYETPATYDWNGWTVCKPGPWSQGPVLLQQLALLPTELPPYGSADYVHLLVENCKLAMADREAWYGDAADVPLDDLLSAPYNTARRALVGERAENDLRPGSPGGRTPRLCAHARVAAAAQVGSDALGAGEPTVAKSPASPVPGEPEILADGTTRGDTCHLDVVDRWGNMVSATPSGGWLQSNPVVPELGFPLGTRLQMTWLEEGLPGSLTPGRRPRTTLTPSIALRDGVPVMAFGTPGGDQQDQWQLHFFLAVALRAHVRGGLDLQGAIDAPNWHNDSFPGSFYPRGMRPGSVTVESRTDPAVVGELRRRGHDVTVGGPWSEGRLCAVARDPETGVLSAAANPRGMQGYAVGR
- a CDS encoding inositol monophosphatase family protein — its product is MIDSNETIEEFLAQHASDVEEAIRKAAASEIMPRWRRLAAHEVDQKSGPHDLVTDADRKAELYLTEALVALLPGSVVVGEEAVHANPASYGAIRGDAPVWIVDPVDGTRQFVRGEAGFCTLVALAHRGTLLASWTYAPARDRLATAQRGKGAHLDGERLFAGAPEPGRDLRVATSHPDYTTDEEKHALLGLGADGVAPRPCGSAGLEYLAIARGESDAVAFSWEAAWDHAAGLLLVEEAGGTHLTLTGEPFRIAGGNALPFTAARDAATARRVVNLLSGGA
- a CDS encoding phytoene desaturase family protein, which gives rise to MLDAVVVGAGPNGLTAAVELARRGFSVAVFEARSTVGGGARTEELTLPGFRHDPCSAAHPLAINSPAFRALPLERYGLEWLHAELPMAHPFPDGTAAVLARTVGETAASFGPRDAGAYRRLIEPFLPKWDTLARDFMSLPMTALPRDPLTLARFGLAGLPPSTLLMRRFRDEPAKALFSGLVAHVMAPLGGFATGAIGLVFALAAHARGWPVARGGSQSLSDALAAYLKDLGGSVHTDYEVKRLDDLPPARAYVFDTSPTALARIAGFGNHYAGYRYGPGVFKVDYALDGPVPWTAKEARAAGTVQVGASSAEIGAALSAVSREGRAPDRPFLITVQPSVVDPTRAPAGKHVFWAYGHVPHGWTGDLTDTIERQLERFAPGFRDRVLARATAGPPELAARNANYVGGDIASGAASGLQLLLRPRATLFPYNTPHPAVFICSSATPPGPGVHGMSGHNAAKAVWKRLRQI